Below is a window of Halobaculum lipolyticum DNA.
GCCTGTGGCCTCGACGGGTGCGACGCGGCGTTCGACACGGTCGAGGACGCCGTCGTCCACCAGACGACCGCACACGAGCGACACGAGTGTCAGGTGTGCGGCACCGTCGTGCCCGACGGCTACTTCGCCATCCGTCACGCCTTCGACGAGCACACCCGCGCCGAGTTCGTCCGCGCGTACGACGCCGACTCCGACGACGTGCGCGAGCGCGAAGCGATCAAATCGGAGATCGAGGAGACCGCCGACCTACAGGAGATCGTCGACCGGATCGACGGCTCCGTATAGGCGGACGCGCCGCTGGCGGGTCGGTGGAGAACGGACGGAAAGAACTGCTCGGCGAGCCTACCGCTCGTCGGAGTCGAGCACGCGGATCTGGTCGCCGCGCACCGTCACCGGGATGGGGACCGTCGCCTCGTACAGTTCGACGGTCACCTGGTCTTTCCCCTCGTCGATGCGCTGGACCTGCGCCTTCTCGCCTTTGAACGGGCCGGCGATCAGCTCGACGATGTCGCCCTCGGCGATCCCCTCCACGTCGGGGGTCGGCGAGAGGAAGTGCTCGACTTCGGACATCGACGACTGCCCGGCGACGCCGCCCGGACCCTCGACGAGGCCGCGGGCGTGGGGCACCTCTTCCAGCACGCGCCGGATCACGGCGTCGCCGTCGGCCTCGACCATCACGTAGCTGGTGAGCTGGTCGGGCGCGAGGACGGCGTGGATCTCGGCCATCTCCTTGCTGGCGATCATGTCCGCGACGGTTCGCTCCTGGCTCGCCGTCGTCTTCACCGAGTAGATGGGCACCGTTCAGATCCCTCCGGTGAACACCGACATGACCGCGAAGATGACGAACCCGAGGAACCCGACGAGGAAGATGCCCGCACCGGCGATCTTGGAGATCTGGGAGAACTCCTCCCAAGAGGGCGTGCTCGCCAGCTTGAGCACCCTGACGTAGCTTGTCAGGTCGTACTTGACATCCATGGTTATCGAGCGTACTTCGCCGGACCTTCTATATCTGTTGCTCCGGGCGCGAGCCGGACGGCTCGCCGGCGACGCCGCCGGCGCGGCCGCTGGGGACTGGCGGCCGCATCGAGAACGGGTGGAGGGTGTCGCGAGCGGGGAGCCGTCGCGGGACTCCTGCCGGCGGACGAGCGACCGCGTCGCCGGAACGGTGGCGGATTACTCGACGTAGTCGATGTCTTCGAGCTTGTCGCCGGCGGCCGCCTGCGCGGCCTCGTTGCGGCCGTAGATCTGCGGCGACTCGACGCCCGTGACGACGATCATCGTCCGCATCGAACCGTCGAGTTCCTCGTCGATGGAGGTCCCCCAGATGATGCGTGCGTCGGGGTCGATCCGGTCGTAGATCTCCTCGACGACGCCCTCGGCCTCCTCGATGCTCATGTCGGAGCCGCCCGTGACGTTGACGAGCGCGGAGTTGGCGCCGGAGATGTCCACGTCGAGCAGCGGCGAGCGGAGCGCCGACTGCACCGACTCCTGCGCTTTCGTGTCGGAGTCGGACTCCCCGAGTCCGATCATCGCGACGCCGCCCTTCTCCATGACGGTGCGGACGTCGGCGAAGTCGAGGTTGACGAGGCCGGGCTTGGTGATCAGCTCCGTGATCCCCTTCACCGAGCGCATCAGCACCTCGTCGCTGATCTTGAACGCCTGACGGACGGGGAGCTTCCCGACGGCGTCGAGCAGGCGGTCGTTCGGCACGACGATCACGGTGTCGGCGACGTCGCGCAGTCGTTCGAGACCGGCCTCGGCGTTCGTGCGTCGGACCTCGCCCTCCGCCGTGAACGGCGTCGTGACGATGGCGATGGTGAGCGCGCCGATCTCGCGGGCCGCCTTCGCGACGACGGGCGCCGAGCCGGTGCCGGT
It encodes the following:
- a CDS encoding protein translocase SEC61 complex subunit gamma produces the protein MDVKYDLTSYVRVLKLASTPSWEEFSQISKIAGAGIFLVGFLGFVIFAVMSVFTGGI
- the ftsZ gene encoding cell division protein FtsZ is translated as MDSIVEDAITEAEEESGDVGDESSPVADSAEAANDGSAGSSGSGDAPRTGKMTDEELQDVLKDLQTNITVVGCGGAGGNTVNRMAEEGIHGATLVAANTDVQHLVNIEADTKILMGQEKTQGRGAGSLPQVGEEAAIESQSEIRESLEGSDMVFVTAGLGGGTGTGSAPVVAKAAREIGALTIAIVTTPFTAEGEVRRTNAEAGLERLRDVADTVIVVPNDRLLDAVGKLPVRQAFKISDEVLMRSVKGITELITKPGLVNLDFADVRTVMEKGGVAMIGLGESDSDTKAQESVQSALRSPLLDVDISGANSALVNVTGGSDMSIEEAEGVVEEIYDRIDPDARIIWGTSIDEELDGSMRTMIVVTGVESPQIYGRNEAAQAAAGDKLEDIDYVE
- a CDS encoding transcription elongation factor Spt5; translation: MPIYSVKTTASQERTVADMIASKEMAEIHAVLAPDQLTSYVMVEADGDAVIRRVLEEVPHARGLVEGPGGVAGQSSMSEVEHFLSPTPDVEGIAEGDIVELIAGPFKGEKAQVQRIDEGKDQVTVELYEATVPIPVTVRGDQIRVLDSDER
- a CDS encoding DUF7565 family protein: MSSRWACGLDGCDAAFDTVEDAVVHQTTAHERHECQVCGTVVPDGYFAIRHAFDEHTRAEFVRAYDADSDDVREREAIKSEIEETADLQEIVDRIDGSV